The following coding sequences lie in one Phorcysia thermohydrogeniphila genomic window:
- a CDS encoding M24 family metallopeptidase, whose product MLERVSLKVASLGGDCYVTFDSAENFYLTGFRSSFGISLVSVRGDSFFITDGRYLERAKKEVRGFKVVKWESWSKLKEFFRENGFKRLVVDPNRLKLSTYRELSSGFEIVEEKGFLNEFRAVKTEREISLITRAVQIAELSLKSVLHLLKPGITELEFRRELLNAFFKFGGEGEAFTTIVASGEGSSIPHWETSRREIKDGDVVVVDFGTVYGGYVSDITRTFLIGNVPSEMKRIYEVVREAQAVGIKALKAGKSCREVDEAVRSYIESKGYGEFFVHSTGHGIGVEVHEAPTLSRKSDEILKKNMVVTVEPGIYIPELGGVRIEDDCLVLEEGAFVISQLDK is encoded by the coding sequence ATGCTTGAAAGGGTCTCTCTGAAGGTAGCTTCCTTAGGTGGGGACTGCTACGTAACGTTTGATAGTGCAGAGAACTTTTACCTTACCGGATTTCGCTCCTCCTTCGGGATTTCCCTTGTTTCGGTAAGGGGGGATTCTTTCTTCATTACAGACGGTAGATACTTAGAGAGGGCAAAGAAGGAAGTTAGAGGCTTTAAGGTTGTTAAGTGGGAAAGCTGGAGTAAGCTAAAGGAATTTTTCAGGGAGAACGGTTTTAAAAGGCTCGTTGTTGACCCTAATAGGTTGAAGCTTTCTACGTATAGAGAGCTCTCTTCCGGTTTTGAAATCGTAGAGGAAAAGGGTTTCTTAAACGAGTTCAGGGCAGTTAAAACGGAGAGGGAAATCTCACTGATAACCAGAGCTGTTCAGATTGCGGAGCTCTCTCTAAAAAGCGTCCTCCACCTTTTAAAGCCGGGCATAACTGAGCTTGAGTTTAGGAGGGAGCTCCTTAACGCCTTCTTTAAGTTTGGTGGTGAAGGGGAGGCTTTCACAACGATAGTGGCCTCTGGCGAGGGTTCTTCTATCCCCCACTGGGAAACTTCAAGGAGGGAAATAAAGGACGGTGACGTTGTAGTGGTTGACTTTGGTACTGTTTATGGCGGTTACGTTTCAGATATTACCAGAACTTTCCTTATCGGAAATGTTCCTTCTGAGATGAAGAGAATCTACGAGGTTGTCAGAGAGGCTCAAGCAGTTGGCATTAAGGCTTTGAAAGCCGGAAAATCCTGCAGGGAAGTTGACGAGGCCGTTAGGAGCTACATAGAGAGTAAGGGTTACGGAGAGTTCTTTGTCCACTCAACCGGTCACGGTATAGGAGTTGAAGTTCACGAAGCTCCCACGCTTTCCCGCAAATCTGATGAAATCCTCAAAAAGAACATGGTTGTAACGGTTGAACCGGGTATCTACATCCCGGAGCTCGGTGGAGTGAGGATAGAGGACGACTGCCTCGTCCTTGAGGAGGGAGCTTTTGTAATTTCACAACTGGATAAGTAG
- the glyA gene encoding serine hydroxymethyltransferase, producing the protein MKHLRAVDAEVFEALKCEFKRQNEHLELIASENFTSPAVMEAQGSVLTNKYAEGYPSKRYYGGCECVDIVERIAIERCKELFGAEHVNVQPHSGSQANQAVYLAILKPGDTILSMNLSHGGHLSHGSPVNMTGKYFNVIQYGVRKDTETIDFDQVYQLAKEYKPKLIICGASAYPRVIDFDKFREIADEVGAYLLADIAHIAGLVVAGLHPSPIEACHFVTTTTHKTLRGPRGGVVMCKAEFAKEIDKAVFPGLQGGPLMHVIAAKAVAFKEAQTEEFKKYQEQIVKNAKVMAEELQRQGFRLVSGGTDNHLMLVDLTDKGITGKEAEAALGRANITVNKNTIPFDTRSPFVTSGIRIGTPAITSRGIKEDGARRIAQLIATVLNNINDDAVIEKVKQEVLEICGKYPLYREIEEFYS; encoded by the coding sequence ATGAAACACCTGAGAGCAGTAGATGCAGAGGTTTTTGAGGCTCTTAAGTGTGAGTTTAAAAGGCAGAACGAGCACCTTGAGCTCATTGCCTCAGAGAACTTTACAAGCCCTGCCGTTATGGAGGCTCAAGGGTCTGTCCTTACAAACAAGTACGCTGAAGGTTACCCCAGTAAGCGTTACTACGGCGGGTGTGAGTGTGTTGACATCGTTGAGAGGATTGCAATTGAAAGGTGTAAGGAGCTCTTTGGCGCTGAGCACGTAAACGTTCAGCCTCACTCCGGTTCTCAGGCGAATCAGGCAGTTTACCTTGCCATCTTAAAGCCCGGAGACACAATCCTTTCAATGAACCTTTCGCACGGAGGACACCTTTCCCACGGTTCTCCTGTCAACATGACGGGTAAGTACTTTAACGTTATCCAGTACGGCGTTAGGAAGGACACTGAAACGATTGACTTTGACCAAGTTTACCAGCTTGCAAAGGAGTATAAGCCTAAGCTTATCATCTGTGGTGCTTCTGCTTACCCAAGGGTGATTGACTTTGACAAGTTTAGAGAAATTGCCGATGAGGTTGGAGCTTACCTCCTTGCAGACATAGCCCACATTGCAGGTCTTGTTGTTGCAGGTCTTCACCCATCTCCAATTGAGGCCTGCCACTTCGTCACGACAACAACCCATAAGACCTTGAGAGGTCCCCGCGGTGGTGTTGTAATGTGTAAAGCAGAGTTTGCTAAGGAGATAGACAAGGCCGTTTTCCCGGGACTTCAGGGTGGACCTCTCATGCACGTAATTGCTGCAAAGGCCGTTGCCTTTAAAGAAGCCCAGACTGAAGAGTTTAAGAAGTATCAGGAGCAGATTGTTAAGAACGCTAAGGTGATGGCTGAGGAGCTCCAGCGTCAGGGCTTCAGGCTCGTTTCCGGTGGAACTGATAACCACCTCATGCTCGTTGACTTAACAGACAAGGGAATCACTGGTAAGGAAGCTGAAGCTGCCCTTGGCAGGGCTAACATCACCGTTAACAAAAACACAATACCTTTTGATACCCGCAGTCCTTTTGTAACAAGCGGAATAAGAATCGGAACTCCTGCAATAACCTCAAGGGGTATCAAAGAGGACGGAGCAAGGAGAATTGCCCAG
- the yedF gene encoding sulfurtransferase-like selenium metabolism protein YedF, translating to MEKIVDCRGLACPVPVLKTKEALESIDSGVITVIVDNRASRENVKRFAEKAGCSVTVEEKEGLYYLKITKGEPVAKEGVSKEEERKKNYVVFIASTYVGEDKELGKILIKGFIKTFLNADPLPSKIVLVNTAVKLACRGADEEILGALKELQQKGVEIICCATCLNYYNLLDELEIGVASNAYDVVQSLANADSVVRL from the coding sequence ATGGAGAAAATCGTTGACTGTAGAGGATTGGCCTGTCCAGTACCGGTTCTTAAAACGAAAGAAGCGCTTGAGTCAATAGATTCTGGTGTGATTACTGTAATAGTTGATAACAGAGCTTCAAGGGAAAACGTAAAGCGTTTTGCAGAGAAGGCCGGTTGCTCCGTAACAGTTGAAGAAAAGGAAGGTCTTTACTACCTAAAAATCACAAAGGGAGAACCTGTCGCCAAAGAAGGGGTTTCTAAGGAAGAGGAAAGGAAGAAGAACTACGTTGTCTTCATTGCTTCAACTTACGTTGGAGAGGACAAGGAGCTTGGAAAAATCCTGATAAAGGGATTTATAAAGACCTTCCTCAACGCCGACCCTCTACCATCTAAGATAGTTCTTGTAAACACTGCAGTTAAGCTTGCGTGTAGAGGAGCTGATGAGGAGATACTGGGAGCTCTAAAGGAGCTCCAGCAGAAAGGCGTAGAAATTATCTGCTGTGCGACATGTCTTAACTACTACAACCTGCTTGATGAGCTTGAAATTGGCGTTGCTTCAAACGCCTACGACGTTGTTCAGTCCCTTGCAAACGCCGATTCAGTTGTAAGGCTATAA
- the rpiB gene encoding ribose 5-phosphate isomerase B, with product MKVALACDHGGFRLKEVIKSYLEELGVEYVDYGTYSEDSVDYPDFAYKAAKAIVEGEADRGIFICGTGIGISIAANKVKGIRAALCYNIYAAEMSRRHNNANVLCLGGRVLGEELAKAIVKVWLETPFDGGRHERRVNKISQIEENECGG from the coding sequence ATGAAAGTAGCTCTTGCCTGTGACCACGGAGGTTTCAGGCTTAAGGAGGTTATAAAGTCCTACCTTGAGGAGCTCGGAGTTGAGTACGTTGACTACGGAACTTACTCTGAGGACTCCGTAGACTACCCCGATTTTGCCTACAAGGCTGCAAAGGCTATTGTTGAAGGAGAAGCTGACAGGGGTATCTTCATCTGCGGGACAGGTATAGGTATATCCATCGCTGCCAACAAAGTTAAAGGAATAAGGGCTGCCCTTTGTTACAACATCTACGCTGCTGAGATGAGCAGAAGGCACAACAACGCTAACGTTCTCTGTCTTGGTGGAAGGGTCTTAGGAGAAGAGCTTGCAAAGGCAATCGTAAAGGTCTGGCTTGAAACGCCCTTTGACGGTGGTAGACACGAAAGGCGTGTTAACAAGATTTCTCAGATTGAAGAAAACGAATGTGGAGGATAG
- a CDS encoding hydroxymethylpyrimidine/phosphomethylpyrimidine kinase — MKFLLSIAGFDPTGGAGILRDIRTFNYFGFYGTAVITANTAQNTKGVKKLSFVDGELIEEQLQLIVEEFRIEGVKVGIPHVDYEVNRKVAEFLKELRVPVVFDPVISPTFGKRFIEKPETILPLIEVSTVITPNLGEFEILKPLLKEYTGFIVVKGIPKGDFVEDHLLKADNVISKVSHKKDNLTVRGTGCAFSSALLCSTVKGYSVEAAFREAAKFLEVFRKDSFKKGSMKQHFSRL; from the coding sequence TTGAAGTTCCTGCTCTCAATAGCGGGTTTTGACCCAACCGGCGGTGCTGGAATACTCAGGGACATCAGAACATTCAACTACTTTGGATTTTATGGAACTGCCGTCATAACGGCAAACACAGCTCAGAATACAAAAGGGGTAAAGAAGCTTTCCTTCGTTGACGGGGAACTGATAGAGGAACAGCTACAGCTCATAGTAGAAGAGTTTAGGATAGAAGGTGTAAAGGTTGGCATTCCCCACGTTGACTACGAGGTAAACAGGAAAGTAGCTGAGTTCCTAAAAGAGCTAAGAGTCCCCGTCGTTTTTGACCCTGTAATTTCTCCCACTTTCGGAAAAAGGTTTATAGAAAAGCCTGAAACTATCCTACCCCTCATTGAGGTATCTACCGTCATAACTCCCAACCTTGGAGAGTTTGAGATACTGAAACCTTTACTTAAGGAATACACGGGCTTCATAGTTGTTAAGGGAATTCCAAAAGGGGATTTTGTTGAAGACCACCTCTTAAAAGCCGATAACGTAATTTCAAAGGTTTCACATAAGAAAGACAACCTCACCGTAAGGGGAACGGGATGTGCCTTCTCGTCAGCCCTTCTCTGTTCTACGGTAAAGGGTTATTCAGTAGAGGCAGCCTTTAGAGAGGCTGCCAAATTCCTTGAAGTATTTAGAAAGGACAGCTTCAAAAAGGGCTCTATGAAACAACACTTTTCAAGATTATAG